One segment of Urocitellus parryii isolate mUroPar1 chromosome 5, mUroPar1.hap1, whole genome shotgun sequence DNA contains the following:
- the Tns2 gene encoding tensin-2 isoform X3, whose product MLLSSPVCHRSVSSSAVCRHVGISPSLRSARPFSKSLPSSTSCPRGSARPGLSQPARSFPPLFKSVDSREKVGRKEAAGGGERAERGDWSPGRRRGAEGREEAQGAAGAGGSQPSARSSLLPPPGPVAAGMGWPGGPPCCCPAPPRPRPARRPPQPRKAEPHSFREKVFRKKAPVCAVCKVTIDGTGVSCRVCKVATHRKCESKVTSSCQALPPAELRRNTAPVRRIEHLGSTKSLNHSRQRSTLPRSFSLDPLMERRWDLDLTYVTERILAAAFPARPDEQRHRGHLRELAHVLQSKHRDKYLLFNLSEKRHDLTRLNPKVQDFGWPELHAPPLDKLCSICKAMETWLSADPQHVVVLYCKGSKGKLGVIVSAYMHYSKISAGADQALATLTMRKFCEDKVATELQPSQRRYINYFSGLLSGSIRMNSSPLFLHYVLVPMLPAFEPSTGFQPFLKIYQSMQLVYTSGVYHIAGPGPQQLCISLEPALLLKGDVMVTCYHKGGRGTDRTLVFRVQFHTCTIHGPRLSFPKDQLDEAWADEKFPFQASVEFVFSSSPEKMKGNVPRNDPSVSVDYNTADPAVRWDSYENFNQHHEDSADGSLAHTRGPLDGSPYAQVQRAPRQTPPAPSPEPPPPPMLSVSSDSGHSSTLTTEPTAESPGRPPPSAAERQELDRLLGGCGVTSGGRGAGRETAILDDEEQPPMGGGPLLGIYSGHRPGLSRHCSCRQGYREPCGIPNGGYYRPEGTLERRRLPYGGYEGPPQGYAEASVEKRRLCRSLSEGPYPYPPELGKPANGDFGYRSPGYREVVILEDPGVPALCSCPACEEKLALPTAALYGLRLEREAGEGWAGEAGKPLLHPVRPGHPLPLLVPSCGHHHAPMPDYSCLKPHKAGEEGHEGCSYAICPEGRYGHPGYPALVTYGYGGAVPSYCPAYGRVPHSCGSPSEGRGYPSPSAHSPRAGSVSPGSPPYPQPRKLSYEIPAEEEGDKYPLPGHLSSAGPLASAVESPESVSWKEGPSGHSTLPRSPRDAQGSASSELSGPSTPLHTSSPVQGKESSTRRQDTRSPTLAPSQRLSPGEALPPVSQGGTEKAPELPARSGPEPQSPSPFSPVSPPSSPNDWPQERSPGSHSECASPRGPVPTTLPGLRHAPWQGPRGPPDSPDGSPLTPVPTQMPWLVASPEPPQSSPTPAFPLAVSYDTNGPTQPPLPEKRHLPGSGQQPGPWGLEQASPPTRGTSHHVTFAPLLPDNTTQLPEPPAQENQSNVKFVQDTSKFWYKPHLSRDQAIALLKDKDPGAFLIRDSHSFQGAYGLALKVATPPPSAQAWKGDPLEQLVRHFLIETGPKGVKIKGCPSEPYFGSLSALVSQHSISPISLPCCLRIPSKDPLEETPEAPVPTNMSTAADLLRQGAACSVLYLTSVETESLTGPQAVARASSAALSCSPRPTPAVVHFKVSAQGITLTDNQRKLFFRRHYPVSSITFSSTDPQDRRWTNPDGTTSKIFGFVAKKPGSPWENVCHLFAELDPDQPAGAIVTFITKVLLGQRK is encoded by the exons ATGCTTCTCTCTTCGCCTGTATGCCACCGGTCAGTCTCTTCCTCTGCTGTGTGTCGCCACGTGGGGATCTCTCCCTCTCTGAGGTCGGCCCGACCCTTCTCCAAATCTCTCCCTAGCTCTACCTCTTGTCCACGAGGCTCTGCCCGTCCCGGCCTCAGCCAGCCCGCGCGCTCCTTCCCTCCGCTCTTTAAGAGTGTGGATTCGCGGGAGAAGGTGGGGAGAAAGGAGGCAGCCGGGGGCGGGGAACGGGCGGAACGTGGGGATTGGAGCCcggggagaaggaggggagcaGAAGGGCGGGAGGAGGCTCAGGGCGCGGCGGGGGCGGGAGGGAGCCAGCCGAGCGCCCGCTCCTCGCTACTGCCTCCTCCGGGACCCGTGGCCGCCGGGATGGGATGGCCCGGGGGCCCTCCCTGCTGCTGCCCCGCCCCGCCGCGCCCCCGTCCCGCCAGGCGCCCCCCACAG CCTAGGAAAGCTGAGCCACATAGCTTCCGAGAGAAGGTTTTCCGGAAGAAAGCTCCAGTGTGTGCAGTGTGTAAAGTGACCATCGATGGGACAGGCGTCTCCTGTAGAG TCTGCAAGGTGGCCACACACAGAAAATGTGAATCAAAG GTGACTTCCTCCTGTCAGGCCCTGCCCCCTGCAGAGCTG CGGCGAAACACGGCCCCAGTGAGGCGCATAGAGCACCTG GGATCCACCAAGTCTCTGAACCACTCAAGGCAGCGCAGCACTCTGCCCAG GAGCTTCAGCTTGGACCCACTCATGGAGCGGCGCTGGGACTTGGACCTCACCTACGTGACAGAGCGTATATTGGCCGCCGCCTTCCCTGCTCGGCCAGATGAGCAGCGACACCGGGGCCACCTGCGCGAGCTGGCCCACGTGCTGCAATCCAAGCACCGGGACAAGTACCTG CTCTTCAACCTTTCAGAGAAAAGGCATGACCTTACCCGCCTGAACCCCAAG GTCCAGGACTTTGGCTGGCCTGAGCTGCATGCCCCACCTCTGGACAAACTGTGCTCCATCTGCAAGGCCATGGAGACCTGGCTCAGTGCCGACCCGCAGCACGTGGTGGTACTATACTGCAAG gggagcAAAGGCAAGCTTGGAGTCATCGTGTCTGCCTACATGCACTACAGCAAGATCTCTGCGGG GGCAGACCAGGCACTAGCTACTCTTACCATGCGAAAATTTTGCGAGGACAAGGTGGCCACAGAACTGCAGCCTTCCCAGCGCCG ATATATCAACTATTTCAGTGGGCTGCTGTCTGGCTCCATCAGAATGAACAGCAGCCCTCTTTTCCTGCACTATGTGCTTGTGCCCATGCTGCCAGCCTTTGAACCCAGCACAG GCTTCCAGCCCTTCCTCAAAATATACCAGTCCATGCAGCTCGTCTACACATCTGGAGTCTA TCACATCGCAGGCCCTGGTCCCCAGCAGCTTTGCATTAGCTTGGAGCCAGCCCTTCTTCTCAAAGGTGACGTCATg gtAACCTGCTATCACAAGGGTGGCCGCGGGACAGACCGAACCCTTGTGTTCCGAGTCCAGTTCCACACATGCACCATCCATGGACCACGGCTTTCCTTCCCCAAGGACCAGCTGGATGAGGCCTGGGCTG ATGAGAAGTTCCCCTTCCAGGCCTCGGTGGAGTTTGTCTTCTCCTCAAGCCCAGAGAAGATGAAAG GCAACGTCCCCCGGAATGACCCCTCAGTCTCCGTGGACTACAACACTGCAGACCCTGCCGTCCGCTGGGACTCGTATGAGAACTTCAATCAGCACCACGAGGACAGTGCGGACG GCTCGCTGGCCCACACGCGGGGTCCCCTGGACGGCAGTCCTTATGCTCAGGTGCAGCGTGCCCCCCGCCAGACCCCGCCAGCACCCTCTCcagagccacccccaccccctatgCTGTCTGTCAGCAGCGACTCCGGCCATTCCTCCACGCTgaccacagagccaactgccgaGTCCCCTGGCCGGCCGCCCCCGTCAGCTGCAGAGCGCCAAGAGCTCGATCGCCTCCTGGGAGGCTGTGGAGTGACCAGTGGGGGCCGGGGGGCAGGGCGTGAGACGGCCATCCTAGATGATGAGGAGCAGCCCCCCATGGGCGGAGGCCCCCTCCTTGGGATCTATTCAGGCCACAGGCCTGGCCTCAGCCGCCACTGCTCCTGCCGCCAGGGCTACCGGGAACCCTGTGGGATCCCCAATGGGGGCTACTACCGGCCAGAGGGAACCCTGGAGAGGCGGCGGCTGCCCTATGGGGGTTATGAGGGACCCCCGCAGGGCTATGCTGAGGCCTCTGTGGAAAAGAGGCGCCTCTGTCGATCACTGTCCGAGGGGCCATACCCCTACCCACCTGAGCTGGGGAAACCTGCCAATGGGGACTTCGGCTACCGCTCTCCAGGCTACCGGGAGGTGGTTATCTTGGAGGACCCTGGAGTGCCTGCCTTATGCTCATGCCCAGCATGTGAGGAAAAGCTGGCGCTGCCCACTGCAGCCCTGTATGGACTTCGGCTAGAgagggaggctggagaggggTGGGCTGGTGAAGCTGGCAAACCTCTCCTGCACCCAGTGCGGCCTGGGCACCCGTTGCCTCTGTTGGTGCCTTCCTgtgggcaccaccatgccccgATGCCTGACTACAGCTGCCTGAAGCCACATAAGGCAGGCGAGGAAGGGCATGAGGGCTGCTCCTATGCCATTTGCCCAGAAGGCAGGTATGGGCATCCAGGGTACCCTGCCCTGGTGACCTATGGCTATGGAGGAGCAGTTCCCAGTTACTGCCCAGCATATGGCCGGGTGCCTCACAGCTGTGGATCTCCAAGCGAGGGCAGAGGGTATCCCAGCCCTAGTGCCCACTCACCACGGGCTGGCTCCGTTTCCCCTGGCAGCCCaccctacccacaacccaggaaGCTGAGCTATGAGATCCCTGCAGAAGAGGAAGGGGATAAATACCCACTGCCCGGGCACCTGTCCTCAGCAGGACCCTTGGCATCTGCAG TGGAGTCACCTGAGTCAGTGTCCTGGAAGGAGGGCCCCAGTGGGCACAGCACACTGCCTCGGTCTCCCCGAGATGCCCAGGGCAGTGCCTCTTCAGAGCTGTCTGGTCCCTCTACACCCCTGCACACCAGCAGCCCAGTCCAGGGCAAGGAAAG CAGCACCCGAAGACAGGACACCAGGTCCCCCACCTTGGCACCCTCTCAGAGACTGAGTCCTGGCGAGGCCTTGCCCCCTGTTTCCCAAGGAGGCACTGAAAAGGCACCTGAGCTGCCAGCTAGAAGTGGGCCTGAACCTCAGAGTCCTAGCCCCTTCTCCCCAGTCTCCCCTCCCAGCTCACCCAATGACTGGCCTCAGGAAAGAAGCCCAGGGAGCCACTCAGAATGTGCCAGTCCTCGGGGCCCTGTGCCCACTACACTGCCTGGTCTCCGTCATGCCCCCTGGCAGGGCCCTCGAGGCCCCCCAGATAGCCCAGATGGGTCTCCCCTCACCCCTGTGCCTACTCAGATGCCCTGGCTTGTGGCCAGCCCAGAGCCACCTCAGAGTTCACCCACACCTGCCTTCCCCCTTGCTGTATCCTATGACACCAATGGCCCCACTCAGCCTCCACTTCCTGAGAAACGCCACCTGCCAGGGTCTGGGCAACAGCCAGGACCCTGGGGTCTAGAGCAGGCATCACCACCGACCAGAGGTACCAGTCACCATGTCACCTTCGCACCTCTGCTCCCGGATAATACAACCCAACTGCCAG AGCCCCCTGCACAAGAGAACCAAAGCAATGTCAAGTTTGTCCAGGATACATCTAAGTTCTGGTATAAGCCACACCTGTCCCGTGACCAAG CCATTGCCCTGCTGAAGGACAAGGACCCTGGGGCCTTTCTGATCAGGGACAGTCATTCATTCCAAGGAGCCTATGGGTTAGCCCTCAAGGTGGCTACACCTCCACCTAGTGCCCAGGCCTGGAAAG GGGACCCCTTGGAACAGCTAGTCCGCCATTTCCTCATTGAGACTGGGCCCAAAGGGGTGAAGATCAAAGGTTGTCCCAGTGAACCCTACTTTG GCAGCCTGTCCGCCCTGGTCTCCCAACACTCCATCTCCCCCATTTCCCTGCCCTGCTGCCTGCGCATTCCCAGCAAAG ATCCTCTGGAAGAGACTCCTGAGGCTCCAGTGCCCACCAACATGAGCACAGCAGCAGACCTCCTGCGCCAGGGTGCTG CATGCAGTGTACTGTACCTGACGTCAGTGGAGACAGAGTCACTGACTGGCCCTCAAGCTGTGGCCAGAGCCAGCTCTGCAGCTTTGAGCTGCAGCCCCCGCCCAACACCAGCTGTTGTCCACTTCAAGGTCTCAGCTCAGGGCATTACACTGACCGACAACCAAAGGAA GCTTTTCTTTCGCCGCCATTACCCAGTGAGCAGCATCACCTTCTCCAGCACTGACCCTCAGGACCGAAG ATGGACCAATCCAGATGGGACCACCTCCAA GATCTTTGGTTTTGTGGCCAAGAAGCCGGGTAGCCCCTGGGAAAATGTGTGTCACCTTTTTGCGGAGCTTGACCCAGATCAGCCTGCAGGTGCCATTGTCACCTTTATCACCAAAGTTCTACTAGGccagagaaaatga
- the Tns2 gene encoding tensin-2 isoform X1, whose product MLLSSPVCHRSVSSSAVCRHVGISPSLRSARPFSKSLPSSTSCPRGSARPGLSQPARSFPPLFKSVDSREKVGRKEAAGGGERAERGDWSPGRRRGAEGREEAQGAAGAGGSQPSARSSLLPPPGPVAAGMGWPGGPPCCCPAPPRPRPARRPPQPRKAEPHSFREKVFRKKAPVCAVCKVTIDGTGVSCRVCKVATHRKCESKVTSSCQALPPAELRRNTAPVRRIEHLGSTKSLNHSRQRSTLPRSFSLDPLMERRWDLDLTYVTERILAAAFPARPDEQRHRGHLRELAHVLQSKHRDKYLLFNLSEKRHDLTRLNPKVQDFGWPELHAPPLDKLCSICKAMETWLSADPQHVVVLYCKGSKGKLGVIVSAYMHYSKISAGADQALATLTMRKFCEDKVATELQPSQRRYINYFSGLLSGSIRMNSSPLFLHYVLVPMLPAFEPSTGFQPFLKIYQSMQLVYTSGVYHIAGPGPQQLCISLEPALLLKGDVMVTCYHKGGRGTDRTLVFRVQFHTCTIHGPRLSFPKDQLDEAWADEKFPFQASVEFVFSSSPEKMKGNVPRNDPSVSVDYNTADPAVRWDSYENFNQHHEDSADGVHTPSSWADPGQLPGRPCFSPRLLHAGSLAHTRGPLDGSPYAQVQRAPRQTPPAPSPEPPPPPMLSVSSDSGHSSTLTTEPTAESPGRPPPSAAERQELDRLLGGCGVTSGGRGAGRETAILDDEEQPPMGGGPLLGIYSGHRPGLSRHCSCRQGYREPCGIPNGGYYRPEGTLERRRLPYGGYEGPPQGYAEASVEKRRLCRSLSEGPYPYPPELGKPANGDFGYRSPGYREVVILEDPGVPALCSCPACEEKLALPTAALYGLRLEREAGEGWAGEAGKPLLHPVRPGHPLPLLVPSCGHHHAPMPDYSCLKPHKAGEEGHEGCSYAICPEGRYGHPGYPALVTYGYGGAVPSYCPAYGRVPHSCGSPSEGRGYPSPSAHSPRAGSVSPGSPPYPQPRKLSYEIPAEEEGDKYPLPGHLSSAGPLASAVESPESVSWKEGPSGHSTLPRSPRDAQGSASSELSGPSTPLHTSSPVQGKESSTRRQDTRSPTLAPSQRLSPGEALPPVSQGGTEKAPELPARSGPEPQSPSPFSPVSPPSSPNDWPQERSPGSHSECASPRGPVPTTLPGLRHAPWQGPRGPPDSPDGSPLTPVPTQMPWLVASPEPPQSSPTPAFPLAVSYDTNGPTQPPLPEKRHLPGSGQQPGPWGLEQASPPTRGTSHHVTFAPLLPDNTTQLPEPPAQENQSNVKFVQDTSKFWYKPHLSRDQAIALLKDKDPGAFLIRDSHSFQGAYGLALKVATPPPSAQAWKGDPLEQLVRHFLIETGPKGVKIKGCPSEPYFGSLSALVSQHSISPISLPCCLRIPSKDPLEETPEAPVPTNMSTAADLLRQGAACSVLYLTSVETESLTGPQAVARASSAALSCSPRPTPAVVHFKVSAQGITLTDNQRKLFFRRHYPVSSITFSSTDPQDRRWTNPDGTTSKIFGFVAKKPGSPWENVCHLFAELDPDQPAGAIVTFITKVLLGQRK is encoded by the exons ATGCTTCTCTCTTCGCCTGTATGCCACCGGTCAGTCTCTTCCTCTGCTGTGTGTCGCCACGTGGGGATCTCTCCCTCTCTGAGGTCGGCCCGACCCTTCTCCAAATCTCTCCCTAGCTCTACCTCTTGTCCACGAGGCTCTGCCCGTCCCGGCCTCAGCCAGCCCGCGCGCTCCTTCCCTCCGCTCTTTAAGAGTGTGGATTCGCGGGAGAAGGTGGGGAGAAAGGAGGCAGCCGGGGGCGGGGAACGGGCGGAACGTGGGGATTGGAGCCcggggagaaggaggggagcaGAAGGGCGGGAGGAGGCTCAGGGCGCGGCGGGGGCGGGAGGGAGCCAGCCGAGCGCCCGCTCCTCGCTACTGCCTCCTCCGGGACCCGTGGCCGCCGGGATGGGATGGCCCGGGGGCCCTCCCTGCTGCTGCCCCGCCCCGCCGCGCCCCCGTCCCGCCAGGCGCCCCCCACAG CCTAGGAAAGCTGAGCCACATAGCTTCCGAGAGAAGGTTTTCCGGAAGAAAGCTCCAGTGTGTGCAGTGTGTAAAGTGACCATCGATGGGACAGGCGTCTCCTGTAGAG TCTGCAAGGTGGCCACACACAGAAAATGTGAATCAAAG GTGACTTCCTCCTGTCAGGCCCTGCCCCCTGCAGAGCTG CGGCGAAACACGGCCCCAGTGAGGCGCATAGAGCACCTG GGATCCACCAAGTCTCTGAACCACTCAAGGCAGCGCAGCACTCTGCCCAG GAGCTTCAGCTTGGACCCACTCATGGAGCGGCGCTGGGACTTGGACCTCACCTACGTGACAGAGCGTATATTGGCCGCCGCCTTCCCTGCTCGGCCAGATGAGCAGCGACACCGGGGCCACCTGCGCGAGCTGGCCCACGTGCTGCAATCCAAGCACCGGGACAAGTACCTG CTCTTCAACCTTTCAGAGAAAAGGCATGACCTTACCCGCCTGAACCCCAAG GTCCAGGACTTTGGCTGGCCTGAGCTGCATGCCCCACCTCTGGACAAACTGTGCTCCATCTGCAAGGCCATGGAGACCTGGCTCAGTGCCGACCCGCAGCACGTGGTGGTACTATACTGCAAG gggagcAAAGGCAAGCTTGGAGTCATCGTGTCTGCCTACATGCACTACAGCAAGATCTCTGCGGG GGCAGACCAGGCACTAGCTACTCTTACCATGCGAAAATTTTGCGAGGACAAGGTGGCCACAGAACTGCAGCCTTCCCAGCGCCG ATATATCAACTATTTCAGTGGGCTGCTGTCTGGCTCCATCAGAATGAACAGCAGCCCTCTTTTCCTGCACTATGTGCTTGTGCCCATGCTGCCAGCCTTTGAACCCAGCACAG GCTTCCAGCCCTTCCTCAAAATATACCAGTCCATGCAGCTCGTCTACACATCTGGAGTCTA TCACATCGCAGGCCCTGGTCCCCAGCAGCTTTGCATTAGCTTGGAGCCAGCCCTTCTTCTCAAAGGTGACGTCATg gtAACCTGCTATCACAAGGGTGGCCGCGGGACAGACCGAACCCTTGTGTTCCGAGTCCAGTTCCACACATGCACCATCCATGGACCACGGCTTTCCTTCCCCAAGGACCAGCTGGATGAGGCCTGGGCTG ATGAGAAGTTCCCCTTCCAGGCCTCGGTGGAGTTTGTCTTCTCCTCAAGCCCAGAGAAGATGAAAG GCAACGTCCCCCGGAATGACCCCTCAGTCTCCGTGGACTACAACACTGCAGACCCTGCCGTCCGCTGGGACTCGTATGAGAACTTCAATCAGCACCACGAGGACAGTGCGGACGGTGTGCACACTCCTTCCTCTTGGGCAGACCCCGGGCAGCTTCCAGGCCGTCCCTGCTTCTCACCCCGTCTTCTCCACGCAGGCTCGCTGGCCCACACGCGGGGTCCCCTGGACGGCAGTCCTTATGCTCAGGTGCAGCGTGCCCCCCGCCAGACCCCGCCAGCACCCTCTCcagagccacccccaccccctatgCTGTCTGTCAGCAGCGACTCCGGCCATTCCTCCACGCTgaccacagagccaactgccgaGTCCCCTGGCCGGCCGCCCCCGTCAGCTGCAGAGCGCCAAGAGCTCGATCGCCTCCTGGGAGGCTGTGGAGTGACCAGTGGGGGCCGGGGGGCAGGGCGTGAGACGGCCATCCTAGATGATGAGGAGCAGCCCCCCATGGGCGGAGGCCCCCTCCTTGGGATCTATTCAGGCCACAGGCCTGGCCTCAGCCGCCACTGCTCCTGCCGCCAGGGCTACCGGGAACCCTGTGGGATCCCCAATGGGGGCTACTACCGGCCAGAGGGAACCCTGGAGAGGCGGCGGCTGCCCTATGGGGGTTATGAGGGACCCCCGCAGGGCTATGCTGAGGCCTCTGTGGAAAAGAGGCGCCTCTGTCGATCACTGTCCGAGGGGCCATACCCCTACCCACCTGAGCTGGGGAAACCTGCCAATGGGGACTTCGGCTACCGCTCTCCAGGCTACCGGGAGGTGGTTATCTTGGAGGACCCTGGAGTGCCTGCCTTATGCTCATGCCCAGCATGTGAGGAAAAGCTGGCGCTGCCCACTGCAGCCCTGTATGGACTTCGGCTAGAgagggaggctggagaggggTGGGCTGGTGAAGCTGGCAAACCTCTCCTGCACCCAGTGCGGCCTGGGCACCCGTTGCCTCTGTTGGTGCCTTCCTgtgggcaccaccatgccccgATGCCTGACTACAGCTGCCTGAAGCCACATAAGGCAGGCGAGGAAGGGCATGAGGGCTGCTCCTATGCCATTTGCCCAGAAGGCAGGTATGGGCATCCAGGGTACCCTGCCCTGGTGACCTATGGCTATGGAGGAGCAGTTCCCAGTTACTGCCCAGCATATGGCCGGGTGCCTCACAGCTGTGGATCTCCAAGCGAGGGCAGAGGGTATCCCAGCCCTAGTGCCCACTCACCACGGGCTGGCTCCGTTTCCCCTGGCAGCCCaccctacccacaacccaggaaGCTGAGCTATGAGATCCCTGCAGAAGAGGAAGGGGATAAATACCCACTGCCCGGGCACCTGTCCTCAGCAGGACCCTTGGCATCTGCAG TGGAGTCACCTGAGTCAGTGTCCTGGAAGGAGGGCCCCAGTGGGCACAGCACACTGCCTCGGTCTCCCCGAGATGCCCAGGGCAGTGCCTCTTCAGAGCTGTCTGGTCCCTCTACACCCCTGCACACCAGCAGCCCAGTCCAGGGCAAGGAAAG CAGCACCCGAAGACAGGACACCAGGTCCCCCACCTTGGCACCCTCTCAGAGACTGAGTCCTGGCGAGGCCTTGCCCCCTGTTTCCCAAGGAGGCACTGAAAAGGCACCTGAGCTGCCAGCTAGAAGTGGGCCTGAACCTCAGAGTCCTAGCCCCTTCTCCCCAGTCTCCCCTCCCAGCTCACCCAATGACTGGCCTCAGGAAAGAAGCCCAGGGAGCCACTCAGAATGTGCCAGTCCTCGGGGCCCTGTGCCCACTACACTGCCTGGTCTCCGTCATGCCCCCTGGCAGGGCCCTCGAGGCCCCCCAGATAGCCCAGATGGGTCTCCCCTCACCCCTGTGCCTACTCAGATGCCCTGGCTTGTGGCCAGCCCAGAGCCACCTCAGAGTTCACCCACACCTGCCTTCCCCCTTGCTGTATCCTATGACACCAATGGCCCCACTCAGCCTCCACTTCCTGAGAAACGCCACCTGCCAGGGTCTGGGCAACAGCCAGGACCCTGGGGTCTAGAGCAGGCATCACCACCGACCAGAGGTACCAGTCACCATGTCACCTTCGCACCTCTGCTCCCGGATAATACAACCCAACTGCCAG AGCCCCCTGCACAAGAGAACCAAAGCAATGTCAAGTTTGTCCAGGATACATCTAAGTTCTGGTATAAGCCACACCTGTCCCGTGACCAAG CCATTGCCCTGCTGAAGGACAAGGACCCTGGGGCCTTTCTGATCAGGGACAGTCATTCATTCCAAGGAGCCTATGGGTTAGCCCTCAAGGTGGCTACACCTCCACCTAGTGCCCAGGCCTGGAAAG GGGACCCCTTGGAACAGCTAGTCCGCCATTTCCTCATTGAGACTGGGCCCAAAGGGGTGAAGATCAAAGGTTGTCCCAGTGAACCCTACTTTG GCAGCCTGTCCGCCCTGGTCTCCCAACACTCCATCTCCCCCATTTCCCTGCCCTGCTGCCTGCGCATTCCCAGCAAAG ATCCTCTGGAAGAGACTCCTGAGGCTCCAGTGCCCACCAACATGAGCACAGCAGCAGACCTCCTGCGCCAGGGTGCTG CATGCAGTGTACTGTACCTGACGTCAGTGGAGACAGAGTCACTGACTGGCCCTCAAGCTGTGGCCAGAGCCAGCTCTGCAGCTTTGAGCTGCAGCCCCCGCCCAACACCAGCTGTTGTCCACTTCAAGGTCTCAGCTCAGGGCATTACACTGACCGACAACCAAAGGAA GCTTTTCTTTCGCCGCCATTACCCAGTGAGCAGCATCACCTTCTCCAGCACTGACCCTCAGGACCGAAG ATGGACCAATCCAGATGGGACCACCTCCAA GATCTTTGGTTTTGTGGCCAAGAAGCCGGGTAGCCCCTGGGAAAATGTGTGTCACCTTTTTGCGGAGCTTGACCCAGATCAGCCTGCAGGTGCCATTGTCACCTTTATCACCAAAGTTCTACTAGGccagagaaaatga